A genomic region of Lates calcarifer isolate ASB-BC8 linkage group LG9, TLL_Latcal_v3, whole genome shotgun sequence contains the following coding sequences:
- the LOC108887033 gene encoding CXADR-like membrane protein isoform X2 produces the protein MSVSTSASLWTLLSLWVLVSASEVQNIRAVPGQTVTLPCRAPRDTDIIVVEWTRPDLETEEYVFLYRDERPDPHKQHPSFQNRVELVDRQMEDGDVSLILKNVKREDTGIYECRVVQRETNRRKRATLDSEPIISIIYLDVRPDQENITADPGQTVTLPCRAPNTNIKAVEWTRPDLKTVFLQPKPATNQSSDSQMKDGDVSLTLKNVTREDRGRYECRVVQRETNRRKRSTLKTEPISIIYLDVPLPEVNLKGVHCTETDPVDT, from the exons ttcaGAACATCAGAGCTGTTCCTGGACAGACCGTCACTCTGCCATGTCGAGCTCCCAGAGACACCGACATCATAGTTGTAGAGTGGACCAGACCTGATCTGGAGACAGAAGAATATGTCTTTTTGTACCGGGATGAGCGGCCTGATCCACACAAACAGCATCCCTCTTTTCAGAACAGGGTGGAGctggtggacagacagatggaggacGGTGACGTGTCTTTGATTCTGAAGAATGTGAAGAGAGAGGACACAGGAATATACGAGTGTCGAGTCGTCCAGAGAGAAACAAACCGCAGGAAGAGAGCTACTCTGGACTCTGAGcccatcatcagcatcatctaCCTGGATGTTAGACCAG aTCAGGAGAACATCACAGCTGATCCAGGACAGACTGTCACTCTGCCATGTCGAGCTCCAAACACCAACATCAAAGCTGTGGAGTGGACCAGACCTGATCTGAAGACAGTCTTTTTGCAGCCTAAACCAGCAACCAACCAGTCTTCAGACAGTCAGATGAAGGACGGTGACGTGTCCTTGACTCTGAAGAATGTGacaagagaggacagaggaagatACGAGTGTCGAGTCGTCCAGAGAGAAACAAACCGCAGGAAGAGATCTACTCTGAAGACTGAGCCCATCAGCATCATCTACCTGGATGTTCCTTTACCAG AAGTGAATCTAAAAGGCGTTCACTGTACTGAGACTGATCCTGTTGATACATGA
- the LOC108887033 gene encoding CXADR-like membrane protein isoform X1 produces MSVSTSASLWTLLSLWVLVSASEVQNIRAVPGQTVTLPCRAPRDTDIIVVEWTRPDLETEEYVFLYRDERPDPHKQHPSFQNRVELVDRQMEDGDVSLILKNVKREDTGIYECRVVQRETNRRKRATLDSEPIISIIYLDVRPDQENITADPGQTVTLPCRAPNTNIKAVEWTRPDLKTVFLQPKPATNQSSDSQMKDGDVSLTLKNVTREDRGRYECRVVQRETNRRKRSTLKTEPISIIYLDVPLPGNTQGHREEGGDKEGGDTEGDSRGHGGLAAGLSVVAVVALVVALGIFMYKTHMKKNPHLPPCAKEANDQQLL; encoded by the exons ttcaGAACATCAGAGCTGTTCCTGGACAGACCGTCACTCTGCCATGTCGAGCTCCCAGAGACACCGACATCATAGTTGTAGAGTGGACCAGACCTGATCTGGAGACAGAAGAATATGTCTTTTTGTACCGGGATGAGCGGCCTGATCCACACAAACAGCATCCCTCTTTTCAGAACAGGGTGGAGctggtggacagacagatggaggacGGTGACGTGTCTTTGATTCTGAAGAATGTGAAGAGAGAGGACACAGGAATATACGAGTGTCGAGTCGTCCAGAGAGAAACAAACCGCAGGAAGAGAGCTACTCTGGACTCTGAGcccatcatcagcatcatctaCCTGGATGTTAGACCAG aTCAGGAGAACATCACAGCTGATCCAGGACAGACTGTCACTCTGCCATGTCGAGCTCCAAACACCAACATCAAAGCTGTGGAGTGGACCAGACCTGATCTGAAGACAGTCTTTTTGCAGCCTAAACCAGCAACCAACCAGTCTTCAGACAGTCAGATGAAGGACGGTGACGTGTCCTTGACTCTGAAGAATGTGacaagagaggacagaggaagatACGAGTGTCGAGTCGTCCAGAGAGAAACAAACCGCAGGAAGAGATCTACTCTGAAGACTGAGCCCATCAGCATCATCTACCTGGATGTTCCTTTACCAG GtaacacacagggacacagggaggagggaggagacaaggagggaggagacacagagggagacagcaGAGGACATGGTGGACTGGCTGCTGGTCTCTCAGTTGTTGCTGTGGTTGCTCTTGTTGTTGCTTTGGGGATCTTCatgtataaaacacacatgaaGAAGAATCCTCACCTCCCTCCTTGTGCTAAAGAAGCAAATgaccaacagctgctgtga
- the LOC108887033 gene encoding CXADR-like membrane protein isoform X3 — MSVSTSASLWTLLSLWVLVSASEVQNIRAVPGQTVTLPCRAPRDTDIIVVEWTRPDLETEEYVFLYRDERPDPHKQHPSFQNRVELVDRQMEDGDVSLILKNVKREDTGIYECRVVQRETNRRKRATLDSEPIISIIYLDVRPDQENITADPGQTVTLPCRAPNTNIKAVEWTRPDLKTVFLQPKPATNQSSDSQMKDGDVSLTLKNVTREDRGRYECRVVQRETNRRKRSTLKTEPISIIYLDVPLPGELVESRLR, encoded by the exons ttcaGAACATCAGAGCTGTTCCTGGACAGACCGTCACTCTGCCATGTCGAGCTCCCAGAGACACCGACATCATAGTTGTAGAGTGGACCAGACCTGATCTGGAGACAGAAGAATATGTCTTTTTGTACCGGGATGAGCGGCCTGATCCACACAAACAGCATCCCTCTTTTCAGAACAGGGTGGAGctggtggacagacagatggaggacGGTGACGTGTCTTTGATTCTGAAGAATGTGAAGAGAGAGGACACAGGAATATACGAGTGTCGAGTCGTCCAGAGAGAAACAAACCGCAGGAAGAGAGCTACTCTGGACTCTGAGcccatcatcagcatcatctaCCTGGATGTTAGACCAG aTCAGGAGAACATCACAGCTGATCCAGGACAGACTGTCACTCTGCCATGTCGAGCTCCAAACACCAACATCAAAGCTGTGGAGTGGACCAGACCTGATCTGAAGACAGTCTTTTTGCAGCCTAAACCAGCAACCAACCAGTCTTCAGACAGTCAGATGAAGGACGGTGACGTGTCCTTGACTCTGAAGAATGTGacaagagaggacagaggaagatACGAGTGTCGAGTCGTCCAGAGAGAAACAAACCGCAGGAAGAGATCTACTCTGAAGACTGAGCCCATCAGCATCATCTACCTGGATGTTCCTTTACCAGGTGAGTTGGTAGAGTCCAGACTCAG